In the genome of bacterium, one region contains:
- a CDS encoding metallophosphoesterase, with protein sequence MRRRDFLKAAGGAVGLLALGSPGMLMAKPASALRLTLVHTNDVHSHLEPKSEGEYAGLGGAPARSAMIDRFRAENDHVLLLDAGDTIQGTPYFNLFQGEPEMRAMSAQGYVASTIGNHEFDPGMERLAEIIDKYADFPFLNANYDFTNTPMQGKTRESILLERDGLVIGLFGLGIKLEGLVSTNLYGETRYLDPIEEARRVARRLRLEEGADFVICLSHINIGRRKPHADEEPGDRQLIQAVPEIDVVLGGHNHVLLREPERYERASGPGFVNQVGWAGTHLGVLQFDIFDRQKIELASAGPAAV encoded by the coding sequence ATGAGACGCCGAGATTTCCTCAAGGCAGCAGGCGGTGCGGTTGGGCTCCTGGCACTTGGATCTCCGGGGATGCTGATGGCCAAGCCGGCGTCGGCGCTGCGGCTGACGCTTGTCCACACCAACGACGTGCACTCCCACCTGGAGCCGAAATCCGAGGGCGAATACGCCGGGCTGGGCGGAGCTCCGGCGCGGTCTGCGATGATCGATCGATTTCGGGCGGAAAACGACCACGTGCTGTTGCTGGATGCCGGCGACACGATCCAGGGAACCCCGTACTTCAACCTCTTCCAGGGTGAGCCGGAAATGCGCGCCATGAGTGCCCAGGGCTATGTCGCCTCAACCATTGGCAATCATGAGTTCGACCCCGGCATGGAGCGCCTGGCCGAGATCATCGACAAGTATGCCGACTTTCCGTTCCTGAACGCGAACTACGACTTCACAAATACTCCCATGCAGGGCAAGACTCGCGAGTCCATCCTCCTGGAGCGCGACGGACTGGTGATTGGCCTGTTCGGGCTTGGCATCAAGCTGGAGGGCCTCGTCTCAACCAACCTTTACGGAGAGACCCGCTACCTCGATCCGATCGAGGAAGCCCGTCGTGTAGCCAGGCGACTGCGCCTGGAGGAGGGCGCGGACTTCGTCATTTGCCTGTCGCATATCAACATCGGTCGGCGGAAACCTCACGCGGACGAGGAACCGGGCGATCGACAACTGATCCAGGCTGTGCCGGAGATCGATGTCGTTCTCGGCGGGCACAATCACGTGTTGCTGAGAGAGCCCGAGCGCTACGAGCGCGCCTCGGGGCCCGGGTTCGTGAACCAGGTCGGCTGGGCGGGCACGCATCTGGGCGTACTGCAGTTCGACATCTTCGATCGTCAGAAGATCGAATTGGCAAGTGCCGGTCCGGCCGCTGTGTGA
- a CDS encoding 5'-nucleotidase C-terminal domain-containing protein, which produces MQRSISRFLAAWLIAFAGLVASCASPQQEMKSTHNLAVDPAAQPEDEDLALMLEPYAEEVAVLKAPIGRSAVAMPQPEAEAPLASWMADVSREQASEAFGRPIDAVFLNCGGIRAGIPKGDVSLFTFMQAMPFENEIVVFELSADQTERLAKKLASAWGYFPISGMTIEADAEGKLLQVLVGGEPLDPERTYTVGTSNYIAGGGDGMKMLQDFGEIVATGVLVREALIEHARRKAAAGEPISPPEDPYRYRYGGKTMEEMHK; this is translated from the coding sequence GTGCAAAGATCGATTTCGCGCTTCCTGGCTGCCTGGCTGATTGCTTTCGCCGGACTTGTCGCCTCTTGCGCCTCTCCCCAGCAGGAGATGAAGAGCACGCACAACCTGGCTGTCGACCCGGCAGCGCAGCCTGAGGACGAAGACCTTGCCCTCATGCTCGAGCCATACGCCGAGGAAGTCGCTGTCCTGAAGGCACCCATCGGTCGAAGCGCCGTCGCGATGCCGCAGCCGGAAGCGGAGGCGCCCCTCGCCAGTTGGATGGCAGACGTCTCGCGCGAGCAGGCCTCCGAGGCCTTTGGTCGCCCGATCGACGCAGTGTTTCTGAACTGCGGCGGTATCCGCGCAGGCATTCCCAAGGGCGACGTCTCTCTCTTCACCTTCATGCAGGCAATGCCCTTTGAGAACGAAATCGTCGTGTTCGAGCTGTCCGCGGATCAGACCGAGCGCCTCGCGAAGAAGCTGGCCTCGGCGTGGGGGTATTTCCCGATTTCGGGCATGACGATCGAGGCCGATGCGGAAGGCAAACTGTTGCAGGTTCTCGTTGGTGGCGAGCCGCTCGATCCGGAGCGTACCTACACCGTCGGAACAAGCAACTACATCGCGGGTGGTGGCGACGGCATGAAGATGCTGCAGGACTTCGGTGAGATAGTGGCGACCGGCGTTCTGGTCCGAGAGGCGCTGATCGAGCACGCCCGCCGAAAGGCCGCGGCAGGGGAGCCCATTTCCCCACCCGAGGACCCGTACCGCTATCGCTATGGCGGAAAGACCATGGAGGAGATGCACAAATGA